The following are from one region of the Brienomyrus brachyistius isolate T26 chromosome 4, BBRACH_0.4, whole genome shotgun sequence genome:
- the LOC125740877 gene encoding uncharacterized protein LOC125740877 encodes MFFSLAFLCCSAALVTQAEEPTVIEVQPGGAATLPCGIPVKTELSWFSLQSDHIPVRVMDLRFSSGFDMNLDNIRDEYRGRLVPVSDSNTHSLQLKNITEADLLIYCCIQSSDLKFGNCTKLKFTDPPGGQSTAHPLQCPTPQPETLNPGPCNPDLLPWILLPCVALLIATISLLCCYLCYNQAPLRKSSDSQQRGSRTSQHDQGESHEVQYVSVKFKSSMKRVQKRAEDEQDTVYAGIK; translated from the exons atgtttttcagtCTCGCATTCCTTT GTTGCAGTGCTGCTCTAGTGACCCAGGCTGAGGAGCCGACGGTGATAGAGGTCCAGCCTGGAGGAGCAGCCACTCTGCCTTGTGGGATCCCTGTAAAGACAGAGCTTTCCTGGTTTTCCCTGCAGTCAGACCACATACCAGTCAGAGTCATGGACCTGAGGTTCAGCTCTGGATTTGATATGAATCTTGATAACATCAGAGATGAATACAGAGGGAGGCTGGTTCCTGTTTCTGACTCTAACACACACAGTCTGCAGCTGAAGAACATCACTGAGGCAGATCTGCTGATCTATTGCTGCATCCAAAGCAGTGATCTAAAGTTTGGAAACTGTACAAAGCTGAAATTCAcag ACCCTCCTGGAGGCCAGTCTACTGCCCACCCTCTCCAGTGCCCGACCCCTCAGCCCGAGACCCTGAACCCTGGGCCCTGTAACCCTGACCTCCTGCCTTGGATTCTCCTGCCTTGTGTCGCCCTTCTCATTGCTACCATCTCATTACTCTGCTGCTATTTGTGTTATAATCAAG CGCCGCTGAGGAAGAGCTCTGACTCACAGCAGAGGGGAAGCAGGACCAGCCAACACGATCAG GGAGAATCTCATGAGGTCCAGTATGTATCAGTGAAGTTTAAATCATCCATGAAGCGAGTCCAAAAGAGAGCAGAGGATGAACAGGATACTGTGTATGCTGGAATTAAGTGA